One stretch of Aerosakkonema funiforme FACHB-1375 DNA includes these proteins:
- a CDS encoding tetratricopeptide repeat protein: MNSYGEILANLNQTIAYNPNDFKAIAHRGDIYRLLKQYEEALADFSRAVGQNPIYVWAIARRGEVYRMMKRYPEALVDFDRAIELKSDYAWAIAHRGVTYRFMGHRYYEKALADFSRSIELKPDYAWAIAYRARINDMLRRYEDALVDFDTAIALDRTLFNDRLSERGMLLSYCGRYAEASHCCQEALLENPGDNFALYNIAVFKTRWQGLVEAQSDINTARSALLDLVNSEARGIVLYRLGGLAAIEGQTEQALNYLQEAILLEDEAIEFARHDIAWLELRNSPKFFMLIAEPS; this comes from the coding sequence TTGAATAGCTATGGGGAAATCCTCGCCAACTTGAATCAAACTATTGCATATAATCCCAACGACTTTAAAGCGATCGCCCACCGGGGAGACATCTACCGCTTACTTAAACAGTATGAAGAAGCACTAGCTGACTTTAGCCGAGCGGTTGGACAAAATCCCATCTATGTTTGGGCAATTGCCCGCCGAGGGGAAGTATACCGCATGATGAAACGCTATCCCGAAGCCCTAGTTGACTTCGATCGGGCTATTGAATTAAAATCTGACTATGCTTGGGCGATCGCTCATCGAGGCGTAACCTACCGCTTCATGGGGCATCGTTATTACGAAAAAGCTTTAGCGGATTTTAGCCGCTCTATTGAATTAAAGCCAGACTATGCCTGGGCAATTGCTTATCGCGCTCGCATTAATGATATGCTGAGACGGTATGAAGATGCGTTGGTAGATTTCGACACAGCGATCGCACTCGATCGAACTTTATTTAACGATCGGCTTAGCGAGCGCGGGATGTTACTCAGTTATTGTGGGCGATATGCTGAGGCGAGCCATTGTTGCCAGGAAGCATTATTGGAGAACCCAGGCGATAATTTCGCTCTGTACAATATTGCTGTATTCAAAACTCGCTGGCAAGGATTAGTCGAGGCTCAATCAGATATCAATACAGCGCGAAGCGCATTACTAGATCTGGTAAATTCTGAAGCGCGAGGTATAGTTTTGTATCGACTAGGAGGTTTAGCTGCCATTGAAGGCCAGACAGAGCAAGCGTTGAATTATCTTCAAGAAGCCATCTTACTTGAGGATGAAGCGATCGAGTTTGCGCGGCACGACATAGCTTGGCTGGAACTGCGAAACTCGCCGAAGTTTTTTATGTTAATTGCTGAACCAAGCTAA